One genomic window of Hirundo rustica isolate bHirRus1 chromosome 13, bHirRus1.pri.v3, whole genome shotgun sequence includes the following:
- the SPPL2A gene encoding signal peptide peptidase-like 2A isoform X1, translating to MGAAGPLWAALWALLLPLVAADEGILHASGSGVPPATKDYCIIYNSNWVSLPKTLDNATFSTLENLTSTVLCSSSEVPSGLMKDKAVVVMRGNCTFLEKAKIAQSLGAKMLLIASKSRLSAISDNKTDFEDVTLPIALIRYNDIVDMQLVLGNEVNVTLYSPPLPEFDYSMVVIFLIAVFTVALGGYWSGVAELETLKAVASPGERETRWKKEENVTFTPVTVILFVVICCVMLVLLYFFYKWLVYVIISVFCLASAMSLYNCLAALIGQIPFGQCRITCSNKTIEVRLIFLAIFCIAAAVVWAVFRNEDRWAWILQDILGVAFCLNFIKTLKMPNFKSCVILLGLLLLYDVFFVFITPFITKNGASIMVEVAAGPFGNSEKSDGNLVEVPTERSAPHEKLPVVIRVPRLEHSAATLCDLPFSLLGFGDIIVPGLLVAYCRRFDVQTRSSSVYYISCTIAYAVGMVLTFIVLALMKMGQPALLYLVPCTLITSSLVAWRRKEMKKFWKGSSYQMMEHLDYTGNEESTATATEQPGGQ from the exons GTAGCTGCTGATGAGGGGATCCTGCATGCCTCTGGAAGTGGAGTGCCTCCAGCAACTAAGGATTACTGCATCATTTACAATTCTAATTGGGTATCTCTTCCAAAAACCTTGGACAATGCT ACTTTCAGCACTCTAGAAAACCTGACTTCTACAGTCCTCTGCAGTTCATCTGAGGTTCCTTCTGGCTTAATGAAAGACAAAGCAGTTGTAGTGATGAGAGGAAACTGCACTTTCTTGGAGAAAGCAAAAATTGCACAAAGTTTGGGTGCTAAAATGCTGTTGATTGCCAGTAAATCTAGGCTG TCTGCTATTTCAGATAACAAGACTGATTTTGAAGATGTGACTCTTCCAATTGCTCTTATAAGATATAATGACATAGTAGATATGCAGCTG GTGCTTGGAAATGAAGTTAATGTGACTCTGTATTCACCACCTTTGCCAGAGTTTGACTACAGTATGGTTGTCATCTTCCTAATTGCTGTATTTACAGTGGCTCTGGGAGGCTACTGGAGTGGAGTAGCAGAACT TGAGACTCTGAAAGCAGTAGCGagtcctggggagagagaaacccggtggaagaaggaagaaaatgttacTTTCACCCCTGTAACAGTTATCTTGTTTGTTGTCATCTGTTGCGTCATGCTGGTCTTGCTTTATTTCTTCTACAAATGGTTAG tttatGTTATAATATCAGTCTTCTGCCTGGCATCTGCGATGAGTCTGTACAACTGTCTTGCGGCATTAATAGGACAAATCCCATTTGGGCAGTGCAG gatTACGTGTTCCAACAAAACCATTGAAGTGAGGCTTATTTTTCTTGCTATATTCTGCATAGCAGCAGCTGTTGTCTGGGCAGTATTTCGAAATGAAGATAG gtgggCTTGGATTTTGCAAGATATTTTAGGAGTTGCTTTCTGCCTAAACTTcattaaaacactgaaaatgccCAACTTCAAG tccTGTGTAATACTTCTTGGCCTTCTCCTTCTATATGATGTGTTTTTTGTCTTCATAACACCATTTATCACAAAG aatgGGGCAAGTATAATGGTTGAAGTTGCAGCTGGTCCCTTTGGAAACAGTGAAAAG AGTGATGGAAACTTGGTGGAAGTCCCTACTGAACGCTCAGCTCCCCATGAGAAA TTACCCGTGGTTATTAGAGTGCCTAGACTTGAACACTCTGCAGCGACACTCTGTGACTTGCCCTTTTCATTGTTGGGTTTTGGAGACATTATTGTCCCAG GGCTTCTGGTTGCCTATTGTCGAAGATTTGATGTTCAAACAAGATCATCTTCTGTATACTACATTTCCTGCACAATAG CTTATGCTGTCGGCATGGTGCTGACTTTCATCGTTTTGGCTTTGATGAAGATGGGGCAGCCTGCCCTTCTCTACCTTGTACCATGTACACTCATCACAAGCTCCCTCGTTGCCTGGAGGCGCAAAGAGATGAAGAAGTTTTGGAAAGGAAGCAGTTACCAG
- the SPPL2A gene encoding signal peptide peptidase-like 2A isoform X2, which translates to MGAAGPLWAALWALLLPLVAADEGILHASGSGVPPATKDYCIIYNSNWVSLPKTLDNATFSTLENLTSTVLCSSSEVPSGLMKDKAVVVMRGNCTFLEKAKIAQSLGAKMLLIASKSRLSAISDNKTDFEDVTLPIALIRYNDIVDMQLVLGNEVNVTLYSPPLPEFDYSMVVIFLIAVFTVALGGYWSGVAELETLKAVASPGERETRWKKEENVTFTPVTVILFVVICCVMLVLLYFFYKWLVYVIISVFCLASAMSLYNCLAALIGQIPFGQCRITCSNKTIEVRLIFLAIFCIAAAVVWAVFRNEDRWAWILQDILGVAFCLNFIKTLKMPNFKSCVILLGLLLLYDVFFVFITPFITKNGASIMVEVAAGPFGNSEKSDGNLVEVPTERSAPHEKLPVVIRVPRLEHSAATLCDLPFSLLGFGDIIVPGLLVAYCRRFDVQTRSSSVYYISCTIAYAVGMVLTFIVLALMKMGQPALLYLVPCTLITSSLVAWRRKEMKKFWKGSSYQVSDSSRTPLLQDDGTPGLHRK; encoded by the exons GTAGCTGCTGATGAGGGGATCCTGCATGCCTCTGGAAGTGGAGTGCCTCCAGCAACTAAGGATTACTGCATCATTTACAATTCTAATTGGGTATCTCTTCCAAAAACCTTGGACAATGCT ACTTTCAGCACTCTAGAAAACCTGACTTCTACAGTCCTCTGCAGTTCATCTGAGGTTCCTTCTGGCTTAATGAAAGACAAAGCAGTTGTAGTGATGAGAGGAAACTGCACTTTCTTGGAGAAAGCAAAAATTGCACAAAGTTTGGGTGCTAAAATGCTGTTGATTGCCAGTAAATCTAGGCTG TCTGCTATTTCAGATAACAAGACTGATTTTGAAGATGTGACTCTTCCAATTGCTCTTATAAGATATAATGACATAGTAGATATGCAGCTG GTGCTTGGAAATGAAGTTAATGTGACTCTGTATTCACCACCTTTGCCAGAGTTTGACTACAGTATGGTTGTCATCTTCCTAATTGCTGTATTTACAGTGGCTCTGGGAGGCTACTGGAGTGGAGTAGCAGAACT TGAGACTCTGAAAGCAGTAGCGagtcctggggagagagaaacccggtggaagaaggaagaaaatgttacTTTCACCCCTGTAACAGTTATCTTGTTTGTTGTCATCTGTTGCGTCATGCTGGTCTTGCTTTATTTCTTCTACAAATGGTTAG tttatGTTATAATATCAGTCTTCTGCCTGGCATCTGCGATGAGTCTGTACAACTGTCTTGCGGCATTAATAGGACAAATCCCATTTGGGCAGTGCAG gatTACGTGTTCCAACAAAACCATTGAAGTGAGGCTTATTTTTCTTGCTATATTCTGCATAGCAGCAGCTGTTGTCTGGGCAGTATTTCGAAATGAAGATAG gtgggCTTGGATTTTGCAAGATATTTTAGGAGTTGCTTTCTGCCTAAACTTcattaaaacactgaaaatgccCAACTTCAAG tccTGTGTAATACTTCTTGGCCTTCTCCTTCTATATGATGTGTTTTTTGTCTTCATAACACCATTTATCACAAAG aatgGGGCAAGTATAATGGTTGAAGTTGCAGCTGGTCCCTTTGGAAACAGTGAAAAG AGTGATGGAAACTTGGTGGAAGTCCCTACTGAACGCTCAGCTCCCCATGAGAAA TTACCCGTGGTTATTAGAGTGCCTAGACTTGAACACTCTGCAGCGACACTCTGTGACTTGCCCTTTTCATTGTTGGGTTTTGGAGACATTATTGTCCCAG GGCTTCTGGTTGCCTATTGTCGAAGATTTGATGTTCAAACAAGATCATCTTCTGTATACTACATTTCCTGCACAATAG CTTATGCTGTCGGCATGGTGCTGACTTTCATCGTTTTGGCTTTGATGAAGATGGGGCAGCCTGCCCTTCTCTACCTTGTACCATGTACACTCATCACAAGCTCCCTCGTTGCCTGGAGGCGCAAAGAGATGAAGAAGTTTTGGAAAGGAAGCAGTTACCAG
- the SPPL2A gene encoding signal peptide peptidase-like 2A isoform X4 — protein sequence MGAAGPLWAALWALLLPLVAADEGILHASGSGVPPATKDYCIIYNSNWVSLPKTLDNATFSTLENLTSTVLCSSSEVPSGLMKDKAVVVMRGNCTFLEKAKIAQSLGAKMLLIASKSRLSAISDNKTDFEDVTLPIALIRYNDIVDMQLVLGNEVNVTLYSPPLPEFDYSMVVIFLIAVFTVALGGYWSGVAELETLKAVASPGERETRWKKEENVTFTPVTVILFVVICCVMLVLLYFFYKWLVYVIISVFCLASAMSLYNCLAALIGQIPFGQCRITCSNKTIEVRLIFLAIFCIAAAVVWAVFRNEDRWAWILQDILGVAFCLNFIKTLKMPNFKSCVILLGLLLLYDVFFVFITPFITKNGASIMVEVAAGPFGNSEKLPVVIRVPRLEHSAATLCDLPFSLLGFGDIIVPGLLVAYCRRFDVQTRSSSVYYISCTIAYAVGMVLTFIVLALMKMGQPALLYLVPCTLITSSLVAWRRKEMKKFWKGSSYQVSDSSRTPLLQDDGTPGLHRK from the exons GTAGCTGCTGATGAGGGGATCCTGCATGCCTCTGGAAGTGGAGTGCCTCCAGCAACTAAGGATTACTGCATCATTTACAATTCTAATTGGGTATCTCTTCCAAAAACCTTGGACAATGCT ACTTTCAGCACTCTAGAAAACCTGACTTCTACAGTCCTCTGCAGTTCATCTGAGGTTCCTTCTGGCTTAATGAAAGACAAAGCAGTTGTAGTGATGAGAGGAAACTGCACTTTCTTGGAGAAAGCAAAAATTGCACAAAGTTTGGGTGCTAAAATGCTGTTGATTGCCAGTAAATCTAGGCTG TCTGCTATTTCAGATAACAAGACTGATTTTGAAGATGTGACTCTTCCAATTGCTCTTATAAGATATAATGACATAGTAGATATGCAGCTG GTGCTTGGAAATGAAGTTAATGTGACTCTGTATTCACCACCTTTGCCAGAGTTTGACTACAGTATGGTTGTCATCTTCCTAATTGCTGTATTTACAGTGGCTCTGGGAGGCTACTGGAGTGGAGTAGCAGAACT TGAGACTCTGAAAGCAGTAGCGagtcctggggagagagaaacccggtggaagaaggaagaaaatgttacTTTCACCCCTGTAACAGTTATCTTGTTTGTTGTCATCTGTTGCGTCATGCTGGTCTTGCTTTATTTCTTCTACAAATGGTTAG tttatGTTATAATATCAGTCTTCTGCCTGGCATCTGCGATGAGTCTGTACAACTGTCTTGCGGCATTAATAGGACAAATCCCATTTGGGCAGTGCAG gatTACGTGTTCCAACAAAACCATTGAAGTGAGGCTTATTTTTCTTGCTATATTCTGCATAGCAGCAGCTGTTGTCTGGGCAGTATTTCGAAATGAAGATAG gtgggCTTGGATTTTGCAAGATATTTTAGGAGTTGCTTTCTGCCTAAACTTcattaaaacactgaaaatgccCAACTTCAAG tccTGTGTAATACTTCTTGGCCTTCTCCTTCTATATGATGTGTTTTTTGTCTTCATAACACCATTTATCACAAAG aatgGGGCAAGTATAATGGTTGAAGTTGCAGCTGGTCCCTTTGGAAACAGTGAAAAG TTACCCGTGGTTATTAGAGTGCCTAGACTTGAACACTCTGCAGCGACACTCTGTGACTTGCCCTTTTCATTGTTGGGTTTTGGAGACATTATTGTCCCAG GGCTTCTGGTTGCCTATTGTCGAAGATTTGATGTTCAAACAAGATCATCTTCTGTATACTACATTTCCTGCACAATAG CTTATGCTGTCGGCATGGTGCTGACTTTCATCGTTTTGGCTTTGATGAAGATGGGGCAGCCTGCCCTTCTCTACCTTGTACCATGTACACTCATCACAAGCTCCCTCGTTGCCTGGAGGCGCAAAGAGATGAAGAAGTTTTGGAAAGGAAGCAGTTACCAG
- the SPPL2A gene encoding signal peptide peptidase-like 2A isoform X3, protein MGAAGPLWAALWALLLPLVAADEGILHASGSGVPPATKDYCIIYNSNWVSLPKTLDNATFSTLENLTSTVLCSSSEVPSGLMKDKAVVVMRGNCTFLEKAKIAQSLGAKMLLIASKSRLSAISDNKTDFEDVTLPIALIRYNDIVDMQLVLGNEVNVTLYSPPLPEFDYSMVVIFLIAVFTVALGGYWSGVAELETLKAVASPGERETRWKKEENVTFTPVTVILFVVICCVMLVLLYFFYKWLVYVIISVFCLASAMSLYNCLAALIGQIPFGQCRITCSNKTIEVRLIFLAIFCIAAAVVWAVFRNEDRWAWILQDILGVAFCLNFIKTLKMPNFKSCVILLGLLLLYDVFFVFITPFITKNGASIMVEVAAGPFGNSEKLPVVIRVPRLEHSAATLCDLPFSLLGFGDIIVPGLLVAYCRRFDVQTRSSSVYYISCTIAYAVGMVLTFIVLALMKMGQPALLYLVPCTLITSSLVAWRRKEMKKFWKGSSYQMMEHLDYTGNEESTATATEQPGGQ, encoded by the exons GTAGCTGCTGATGAGGGGATCCTGCATGCCTCTGGAAGTGGAGTGCCTCCAGCAACTAAGGATTACTGCATCATTTACAATTCTAATTGGGTATCTCTTCCAAAAACCTTGGACAATGCT ACTTTCAGCACTCTAGAAAACCTGACTTCTACAGTCCTCTGCAGTTCATCTGAGGTTCCTTCTGGCTTAATGAAAGACAAAGCAGTTGTAGTGATGAGAGGAAACTGCACTTTCTTGGAGAAAGCAAAAATTGCACAAAGTTTGGGTGCTAAAATGCTGTTGATTGCCAGTAAATCTAGGCTG TCTGCTATTTCAGATAACAAGACTGATTTTGAAGATGTGACTCTTCCAATTGCTCTTATAAGATATAATGACATAGTAGATATGCAGCTG GTGCTTGGAAATGAAGTTAATGTGACTCTGTATTCACCACCTTTGCCAGAGTTTGACTACAGTATGGTTGTCATCTTCCTAATTGCTGTATTTACAGTGGCTCTGGGAGGCTACTGGAGTGGAGTAGCAGAACT TGAGACTCTGAAAGCAGTAGCGagtcctggggagagagaaacccggtggaagaaggaagaaaatgttacTTTCACCCCTGTAACAGTTATCTTGTTTGTTGTCATCTGTTGCGTCATGCTGGTCTTGCTTTATTTCTTCTACAAATGGTTAG tttatGTTATAATATCAGTCTTCTGCCTGGCATCTGCGATGAGTCTGTACAACTGTCTTGCGGCATTAATAGGACAAATCCCATTTGGGCAGTGCAG gatTACGTGTTCCAACAAAACCATTGAAGTGAGGCTTATTTTTCTTGCTATATTCTGCATAGCAGCAGCTGTTGTCTGGGCAGTATTTCGAAATGAAGATAG gtgggCTTGGATTTTGCAAGATATTTTAGGAGTTGCTTTCTGCCTAAACTTcattaaaacactgaaaatgccCAACTTCAAG tccTGTGTAATACTTCTTGGCCTTCTCCTTCTATATGATGTGTTTTTTGTCTTCATAACACCATTTATCACAAAG aatgGGGCAAGTATAATGGTTGAAGTTGCAGCTGGTCCCTTTGGAAACAGTGAAAAG TTACCCGTGGTTATTAGAGTGCCTAGACTTGAACACTCTGCAGCGACACTCTGTGACTTGCCCTTTTCATTGTTGGGTTTTGGAGACATTATTGTCCCAG GGCTTCTGGTTGCCTATTGTCGAAGATTTGATGTTCAAACAAGATCATCTTCTGTATACTACATTTCCTGCACAATAG CTTATGCTGTCGGCATGGTGCTGACTTTCATCGTTTTGGCTTTGATGAAGATGGGGCAGCCTGCCCTTCTCTACCTTGTACCATGTACACTCATCACAAGCTCCCTCGTTGCCTGGAGGCGCAAAGAGATGAAGAAGTTTTGGAAAGGAAGCAGTTACCAG